A stretch of DNA from Halorubrum sp. BOL3-1:
CGCTGCCGGTGATCACCGGCGAGGCGCCGACCGAGGCGACGCGGATGGAGTGGGGTCTTACTCCGTCGTGGGCCGACGAGTCGTTCGACCTCATCAACGCCCGCGCGGAGACGGTCCGGGAGAAGCGAAGCTTCGCCGACGCCTTCGAGCGCCGGCGCTGTCTCGTCCCCGCCGACGGCTTCTACGAGTGGGTCGACGGCGAGCGCGGTTCCGGGAAGACCCCCTACCGCGTCGCCCTCGACGACGACCGCCCGTTCGCGATGGCCGGAATCTACGAGCGGTGGGAGCCGCCGACGCCGGAGACGGCCCAGACCGGACTCGGCGCGTTCGGCGGCGGAAACGGAGGCGACGCGGTCGGCGGTGACGACGACCCGGACGTGATCGAGACGTTCGCGGTCGTGACCACCGAGCCGAACGATCTCGTCGCTGACCTCCATCACCGGATGGCGGTGATCTTAGACCCCGACGCGGGCGAGGAGGAGGCGTGGCTCCGCGGCGACCCCGACGAGGCCGCCGGCCTGCTCGATCCGTATCCGAGCGACGACCTCAGCGCACACCCGGTGTCGACGCGGGTGAACTCGCCCGGCGTCGACGCGCCGGAGCTGATCGAGCCGGTCGCCGGCGACTGAGCCGCCGCGGACCGACCGTCGCTCCGGGGGTTCAGGGCGCGACCAGATCAACGACCGTCTCGTCGTCGACGACGACGTTGTACGCCCCCTCGTCCTCGTTCCAGAGAACCAGCCCGTTCTCGACGAAGAGGACCGATCCGTAGTCGGCCTCGCGGAGGTCGCGGTTCAGGGCGGTCTCGCGGGTACACACGAGGTAGTGGTCGGTCGCCTGCGAGCCGTCTCCGACGCGGTAGAGCGCGTTGTCGCCCTCGCTCAGGTCGTGGCTCAGCTTCACCGCGAGCAGGTTCACGCGGTCGGTGACGTGGCGCTCGGACTCGGCCATGCGCGCGTACCGCTCCGCGCTCGCCTCGACGTCGACGCGCCGCGTCCCGTCCGAGCGGAGGACCGAGTAGGCGAACTGGACGTCGACGTTGACGAACTCGCCCGGCTCGTCGGTCTCGCCGCGGGCCGCCGCCTCGTCGAGCCGACGCTGGAACGGCGGGACCGCGAGGTCGGCGGCGACGTCGAACGACCAGCTCGGGTCGGTCGGGACCGCGTCGGGCCACAGGCGCAGCGTCGGCGAGTAGATGTCGGCGTCCCGGCCCGGGCCGTCGTCGTCGCCGTCGGCCGCGACGAGCGCGCGCTCGATTTCCCGCAGCCCGATCGCGGTGTTCCGGTCGGCGGGCGCGAACGCGACGATGCTGCCGTCGGGCGCGAGCGCGTCGAGCGCCGCGTCCGCGACCGCGACCGGGTCCGCCAGCTCGGAGAGGACGTTGCCGAAGAGCACGAGGTCGAAGGGGTCGTCGGTCGCAGGGTTGGGGTCGGCTCCCTCGTCGCCTCCTTCGAGACCGAGGAACGCCTCGGCGGTCGTCTCGTGGACCGTCGTTCGGAAGTTGCGACCGGTCTCATCTAACAGTCGGTCGAGGACGTCGGTCGCGGCGCTCGGCTCGACGGCGTGGTAGTCGACGACGGCGTCGTCGGGGAGGTAGTCGTGGAGGCCGAGCGCGGGGCCGCCGACGCCGGCGCCGACGTCGAGGACGCGGAGCGTCCGGTCGAGCAGGCCGTTCTCGGTCAGGTCGTCGAGAACGCACCCGACCGTCGCGTAGTAGGCCGGGAGGTGGTAAATCGCGTAGCCGAGCGCCGCGACGCGGTCGTACTCGATCTCGTTCTCGTAGAGGTAGTCGGCCTTCAGCCCGCGGACCCGCTCGCGGAGCGCGTCGCCGGGCTCCCCGCGCTGCCAGTTCGCGCCGTACTCCTCGACGAGGAGGTCCTCCAAGGCGAACGAGTACGCCTCCGGGAGCGCCTCGGGCGCCCAGTCGGGCGGCCGGACCGGTCCCTCCTCGACGGGGACGAAGGTCCCGTCGTCGCGCTCGTAGAGTCGGAGGTCGAACGCCTCCTCGCGGAGCGTCTCGCGGACGACCGCCGGGTGCGGCGTCCCCTCGACGTACTCGGCTATCTCTTCGGGGTCGATCGGTCTGACGTTTCGCAGGTAGTTCGCGTTGTTCCGAACCGCAGTTCTGTCGATCATGGATGTCTCGTCCGTCTCGCCTCGTCTCACTCCAGCCTGTCCCGACCCTCGCGGTCGCCGCGGGCGCGCTCGTACAGGTCCGCGAAGGCCCCGTCGTCCGCCGCCGCGATCGCCGCCGCCGCCTCGGCCACCTCGTCGGCGCCGTCGAAGGCGCGCTGGATCTCGGCGTACACCGCCGGCGACCCCTCGGTGACGGTGTCGGCGACGTCGTCGAGCGCGGCCGACACCGGGGTGTGGAACTCCTCGCGGACGTCCTCGCCCGCGAGCCGCCACGCCAGTACCGCCGCGTGCGCCCCCGCCTGAACGGTCTCCATCGCCTCGTCGTGTTCGTCGGCTGTCGTCTCGAAGACGTCGTTGCCGCCGGCCTCGACGGCGGCCGAGAGGGACTCGACCGTCGGACCGGCCTCGTCGACGACGACCGCGACGTTGCCCGGAACGCGCGGCGGCGCGAAAAGCGGGTGGTAGCTGGCGCGTTCGAGGTCGGGGGCGTGCTCGCGCATCGCAGCGACCGCGTCGGTCATCTCGCCGGAGACGTCGACGATCGCCCGCTCCGCGCGCGGCGCGTACGCCGCGACCGCCGCGGGCACGGCCGACATCGGGACCGCGAGACAGACCGCGTCGTGACTGGTGTCCCCGTCCGCGTCGACCGTCCGCGCGTCTCGGTCGGCCGCGGCGTCCGCGGCGACCGTCGGATCGCGGTCGGTGAACGCGACGCTCGCGTCGATCGGCGCGTCGTCGGCCGATACGGTGTCGGCGACCCAGCGCCCGATCTCGCCCGCGCCGACGACGAGTACGTCCATCGGTTACGAGAGACGAGGCGGCGCGCCGGTTAAAATGACTCGCCTCGGGGCGGACGGGGTCCGCTCCGTCCGCTCGTCGGTCCGCTCACGCCTCCGCGCCGAGCCGTCCGACCAGTCCCGCGCCGGGCGAGACGGACCTGACCGCCGGCAGCAGCGCGAGCGCGATGGCCAACTCCAACCCGCCGACCGCGAGGAACGCCGGCGTGTAGCCGAAGGCGTCCGTGGCGCCGCCGCCGATGAGGAACCCGGTCAGGAAGCCGAGCGACCCGAACACGTTGAACAGGCCCATCGCCGCGCCGCGCACCTCCGGCTCGACGAGGTCCGTGACGAGCGCCATCGTCGCCGGGGCCATCAGCGCGCCGCAGACGCCGACGAGGACCATCAGCGCCGCGGCGACCGGGTACGCCGGCGCGATCCCGACGCCGACCGTCACGACCCCGTACGCGATCGACCCGGCCACCACGGGGAGGAAGCGACCGATCCGGTCCGAGAGCGCGCCGAAGGGGGACTGAAGCAGCGCGAAGGGGACGAAAAAGAGCGCGAGCGTCGCGCCCGCGCCCGCCGCCGACAGGCCGAACGTCGCCGGGTCCTGGAAGTAGTACACGCCGACCAGCGCTAAAAAGCCCGCCGTCAGTCGGTCGACGAAGCCGAACGCGAGCGGGACGAGGAGGCCGGGGGTGGTTCGCGCTCGTGCGAGCACGTCGCGAAAGCCGACCGCCTCCGGCGTCTCGGTCCCGGCCGCCTCTCCGCTCGAAGCCGTCGCCGCTCGGTCGTCGGCGGTCGCCGCGAGCAGGCCCGCCCCGGCCAGCACGACCGCGCCGGCGTACACGGGGTACAGCGCGTCGAGGTCGGCCAGCGACCCGCCGACGACCGAGCCGACCGCCGCGCCCAGCCCGATGGCGAGTCCGGCGGTCCCCATGTTGCGGCCGTTGCCGCCGCGTAAGTCCATCAACAGCGTGATCGAAAGCGAGAACGCGCCGATGGTGAGCGCCCCGCCGACGGCGCGGACGAGCAGCGCGACCTCGAATCCGAGGCCGAGTCCGGGGAGCGACGCGAGTGCGACGTACGAGGCCGCGCCGCCGAACGCGCCGGCGACGATGAGGGGAACTCGTTTCCCGAGCGCGTCCGAGAGGGCGCCCCAGACGACCGCAAACGTCACGAACGCGCCGAACTCCGCGACGAGGAACCACATCCCGGCGTCGATGCCGGCGGGCGCACCGAGCGCGGCGACCAGGTCCGGCACGCCGGGGTAGAGGAGGACCTGAGAGACCAACACCGCGAGGACGACCGCGCCGAGCCGGCGGCGATCACCGGTGTCGGTCTCGGTCGCGGCGGAGCCGTCGCCGTCGGCGGCAGTGTCCGTGTCGGCGGAGAAATGGGAGTCCCGTTCGGCTTCGCTCATCCATTTATAAAACGGGGCGAACGGTCAAAAGATCGACGCTCCGGGAAACGCGTTCGACGACCACGACGGACTCGTCTTCACCCCCGACCGAGGCTCGTTCCGCAGGCGTCAGAGTTCGGCGTCGATCGCCGCCGCGATCGACTCGGCGGCGTACCCCTCTTCGACGGGGCTGCCGTTGACGAAGATCGTCGGCGTCCCGCTCACGCCCATCGACTCGCCCTCCGACTTGTCGTCTGCCGACGCCTCTCCGTGGGCCGCAAACCGCGCGTCCGACATCGCCGCACAGGGGTCCGCGCCGGCGGTATCCGCGGCGGCGGCGATCGCCTCCCCGCCGTAGTTCCCCTGCGACTCGTAGGCGGCCGAGGCGAACTCGAAGAACGCCTCGTCGCCGTGGCGGACGCCGACGCCCCGGGCCGCGCTCGCGACCGGAACCGCCCACCGTTCGTTCACCGGGAGCGGAAAGTCCCAGTGTTCGTACCGGATCTCACCGGGTCCGATGTACTCCTCGCGGATCGTCGGGAAGTGGTTGGCCGTGTACCTCGCGCAGTGACCGCAGGTGAAGTCCTCGAACACCTGAACGACGACGTCCGACTCGGTGTCCCCGAGCGTCGGCCGGTAGTCGAGGTCCGGGTCCGACGGTTCCTCCAGGTCGCAGTCGTACTCGCCCGTGTCGAGTTCGACGCCGCTGAGGTCGAGGCCGGTACCGCCACCGCCGAGACAGCCGACGACGCCGACGGCGCCGACCGTCGCTCCGGCCGCGAGCAGGGACCGCCGCGTGCGTTCCATACCGCCGATCGGTCGGGAGCGTACTTAACCGCACCGCGACCGTCCCGCCGCCGGCCGCGGGAACCGTCGCTCGTGCGCCGCCGTCCCGGCTCCCGAACGCTTTTGCCGCCGCCTGTCGACCCCCACGTATGAGCGACTGGGACCTCGACCTGCGGGACGCCGAGGAGAAGATGGACGAGGCGTTCGCGGCCGCCGGCGACGTCGTCCTCGGCGTCTTGGACGGCACGACCGACCCGGAGGAGCGGGTCCGCAGCGTCGACTACGGGAACACCCTGGTGCTGTCGATAGCGGGCGACCTCAACGAGCTGGCCGCGCCCTTCGCACGCGACGTGAAGGACATGGGCGGCGAGCTGATGCACTTCCGGGGGTTCCTCGTCGTGACGCCGCCCGGCGTGAGCATCGACACGGACCGACTGAGCGACTCCGGACACGGTGGTGACGAGAGCGCCGAGGCGGACGACGGCGACGAACGCTGAACGGTTCTGTTGCGATCCGAGCGACCGGGTCCGAGCCGTGACGGCTACCCCTGACCGACCATCCGGTCTTCCTCGTCCCACTCGCGCTCGCGCAGCTCGTACTTCTGGATCTTCCCGGTCGCGGTCGTCGGGAGGTCGTCGACGAACTCCACCTCGCCGGGGGTCTTGTAGTCCGCGACGCGCTCGCGGACGAACGCCTTGAGTTCCTCGGGCGTCGCGCCCGCGTTGTCCGGGTCGCCGCTCTCGGGGACGACGAACGCCTTCGGCGTCTCTCCCCACCGCTCGTCGGGCGCGGGGATGACGGCGACGTCGGAGACGGCGTCGTGTTCGAAGAGAGTGTCCTCCAGCTCGATCGAGGAGATGTTCTCCCCGCCGGAGATGATGATGTCCTTCTTGCGGTCCTGGATCGAGACGAACCCGTCCCCGTCGACGACGGCCAAGTCGCCCATGTGGTAGTACCCCTCCGAGCGCTCGGAGAACGCCTCCTCGGTGGCCTCGGGCTTGTTCCAGTAGCGGTCCATCACCTGGTTGCCCCGGACGACGATCTCGCCTATCGTCTCCCCGTCGGCTGGCACGTCCTCGCCGTCCTCGTCGACGACGCGCACGTCGGTGCCGAGGTAGCCGATCCCCTGCTTCTTTTTGACCGCGAACCGGTCGTCAGCGCCCGCCTCGAAGTGGCGCTTGGCGTCCGAGGTGGTGATCAGCGGTCCGGTCTCGGTCGCGCCGTAGACGTGTTTGAGGTCCCAGCCGAACTCCTCCTCGACGGTGCGGATCGTCGCCTCCGGCGGCGCGGCGCCCGCGGTGGCGACCCGGACGTCGTTGGCACCGGTCGTCGCGCCGCCGTGTTCGGCGTGGTGGTCACCCAGCATGTTGAGTACGGTCGGGGCCGCACAGAAGTACGACACGTCCTGCTCGCGGATCCGATCGAACGTCTCCGCGACGTCGACGCCGCGGGTACAGACGTGACGCGCGCCCATCCCCGTGACCGCGTAGATGTGGCCCCACCCGTTGACGTGGAACATCGGGAGCGTCCAGAGGTACACGTCGTCGTCGGTGATCTCCTGGTGGATCGAGATGAGGTACGCGTGTAGCGTCTCTGCGCGGTGGGTGCGACAGACCCCCTTCGGGTCGCCGGTGGTCCCCGAGGTGTAGTTGATCGTGATCACCTCGTCTTCGTCCATCTCCGGGCGCTCGTAGGCGTCGGGGTCCGCCTCGTCGAGCGCGGCGTCGAACGACTCCCAGTCGCCCGCGACCGCGTCGGCGTCGTTCGTGAGGAACGTCTCGGTCGGCACCTCGTCGCGGACCGCCTCGACGCTCGCCGCGTACTCGGCGTCGGCGTAGACGACGTCGACGCCGGCGTCCGAGAGCATGTACGAGAAGTCGTCGGGCGTGAGCCGGTAGTTCAGCGGCGTGTGAACCGCACCGACCTGTATGGCGCCGTAGGCGGCCTCCAAGTGATAGTGCGTGTTCGGGTCCAACACCGCGACCCTGTCGCCCTTTTCCACGCCCCGGTCCTGAAGCGCGGCGGAGAAGCGGTCGGCGCGCTCGCCCAGCTCGGCGTACGTGTATCGCGTCCCGTCAACCGCGAGGACCGCCTCCTCGTCGGCGTAGTGTCGACGCGCCCGGTCCAAGAAGTCCGTCGTCAACAGCGGCTTGTACATCGTCTATCACTATCGATGATGAGTGAAATCGTTTGCGGCCGACGCAAGGGACCGCGGTCCGCGGGAGGCTTTTGACGACGCACGACGGAGGGGAGACGAATGACCGACGAGTCCGGTCGAAGGCTGTAGCCGCGAGGAACGCGGATGACGGGATCGACGCCGAGACAGAGTGATCGGACGGGGCGACGATACCTCGACGCGTGGACAAATCGCACACCGGCGTCGGGATCAGAACCCTTAACAGTCGCACGCGATTGTGCTACGATAGCGGGATGGGATAGCCAGGAGATTCCGCCGGGCTCATAACCCGGAGATCGGTAGTTCAAATCTACTTCCCGCTATATTCTGTTGATCTCGACTGTGAATTCTGAGCACAGCGAGGCGCGAAGGGCGTCGCCAACGAGGTAGCCCTGAAGCGGATTCGAACCAAGGGATGGAGCGAGGCGAAGCCGCCATGGTTCGAATCTACCTCGCGCTATTTCTGTCCGGCTGTTGCTCTCGTAGCATTGCCCCCCGTTTTGAGACGTCGCGAATCGCAAACCCGGAAGCGATTTCCGTCGCGCTGTCGTTCTCTCGAGTATGGATTACGAATCGAGTCTCGACCGCGCGATGGAGGAAGTGCCGGATCTCGGCGGCTCCGACGAGCGGCTGTCGGTTCCGGACCCCGAGACACAGAAGGACGGAGCGTTCACCCGCCTGACGAACCTCTCGGGAATTGCTGACGCGTTGAGTCGCGACCCCGAACACGTCCACTCGAAGATCCAGCAGGAGCTCGGGACCGCCGGACAGTACGAGTCGGGCCGCGCCCGCTACAGCGGAAACTTCCACGATCGCGACTTCCAGGCCGCGATCGACTCGTACATCGAGTCGTACGTCACCTGCTCGGAGTGCGGTCTCCCCGACACCCGGTTAGAGACCGAAAACCGGACGCCGATGCTCCGTTGTGAGGCCTGCGGGGCGTTCCGCCCGGTGGCGAAACAGACCACGCAGAACACCCAGCGACAGGAGGAGGCCGTCGAGTCGGGCAACACCTACGAACTCGAGATCGTCGGCACCGGTCGCAAGGGCGACGGCGTCGCCGAGCGCGGCGAGTACACGATCTTCGTCCCCGGCGCACAGGAGGGCGAGACCGTGACCGCCTACATCAAGAACGTCTCCGGCAACCTCGCGTTCGCCCGCCGCGAGAACTGATCCGGCCGGAGCGACCGCGACACTAACGTTCTTCCCGAACCGGTTACCGCTCTCGGTGCCGACACCGACCCCGGCGGCGGCACCGGCGTTCCGCTACCCGACCGTTTATCGGCGCGTTCGCACATCGTGAGGTATGGCCACGCGACTCCCCGAGTCGGCCTTCGAGGACCGGCTCGCCGCGGTCCGAGACCGGCTCGCAGCGACCGACGCCGACGCCGCGACGTGGGTCGGCGCGACGTCCATCGAGTACCTCACCGGCTTCCACCATATCCAGACGGAGCGGCCGGTCGTCCTCGCGGTCGCCGACGACCGCGTCGAGATCACCGTCCCGAGACTGGAGGTCGAACGGGTCTCTCCGAACCCGCGGATCGACGCGGTCCACGACTACTTCGATTACCCCGGCGGCGAGCCGGTCGCCGTCGCCGTCGAGATGCTCGACGGTCTCGGCGTCGACGCGGTCGCCGCCGACGCCGACGGACCGCCGGGCGTGATGGGGTACGACGGTCCCGCGTTCTCCGAGTTCCTCGACGTCGAGACGCAGTCGTGGGTCGACCGGCTGCGTTGGGCGAAGTCCGACGCGGAGGTCGATCTGATCCGCGAGTCCGCGAAGTGGGCGAACCTCGGCCACCGCTACCTCGCGGACTTTTCCGAGCCGGGCGCGCACCCGGCGACCGTCTCCCAGCGGGCGTCGACGGAAGCGTCCCGGGCCATGCTCGACGCGCTCGGAGATGCCTACAGCGTCCGCGTCCGCGGCGACGGCCCGGTTCACGCGGGCTACATCTCCGGCGAGGAGACCGCGCTCCCGCACGGCCACACTCCGAACGAGCGGCTCTCCGAGGGCGACGTGCTGGTCACCGGCGCGACCGCGAACGTCGACGGGTACCGCTCGGAGTTAGAGCGGACCATGTTCGTCGGCGACTACTCCGACGAGCAGGAACACTACTTCGAGCTAATGCTGGAGGCGCAGACGCTCGCGATCGACGCGCTCGGACCGGGCGTCCCCGTCTCCGAGGTCGACCGCGTCGTCTGGGAGTACTTCGAGGAGCAGGGCGTGACCGACTTGGCGCGACACCACGTCGGTCACAACATCGGTCTCGGTGGACACGAGCCGCCGTACATCGACCGGGGCTGGGGGGAGCGCTACGACGGCGACGACGCGCTGATGCGACCCGGGCACGTGTACACGATCGAACCCGGACTCTACACCGACGAGTACGGCTACCGACACTCCGACACGGTGGCGATCACCGAGTCGGGGACGGAACGGCTCACCAACTTCCCGCGAGACATCGACTCGAACGTCGTCTGACGGGCGTTTCCGGTCCCCCGACAGTCAGTCGATCCGCTCGACGACCACTCGATGGCGGGTTTCGTCGGCGTGGTCGCGGCCGACCGCGTCCGCGTCGCCCGCGGTGTCACACAGGCGTTCGAGCCGGCACTCGCGACAGACGAGGTGGTACAGTTCGCTTTTGCCGGCAGCGTTCATACGTGCCTCAGTCCGTGCGACCACTTAGTTAGGACCCGCTTACGGCGGATAACGAGTCGTTACCGCGGCGAAACGCGTCGGGTTCACTCGCTCGCCGCCGGCCCCGACTCGAACCGGTCGAGCGCGACCTCCAGCATGTCCGGACTCACGGGCTGGTACTCCTCGCGCTCGTGTTCGGGCAGGTATTCCCTGACGCCGTTCCACGAGTCGCGGGCGTAGCGAGCGTCGAGCAGGACGCGGACCCCGCGCTCGTCCGGGCCGCGGATGACTCGGCCGACCGCCTGTCGGGCCTTCCGCACGGCGGGGACGGTGAGCGCCGTCTCGAACCCCGACTCGAACCGGCGGTCGTAGGCGGTTATCACCGCTCGCGTCCGCGGCTGCGCCGTGTTGATTATCGGGACGCCACAGACGACGGCCGCCGAGAGCCGGTCGCCGCGGTAGTCGACGCCTTCCGTGAGCGTGCCGCGGAGGCTCGTCACCAGCACCTTCCCGTCGCCGGCGAAGAAGTCGTCTTTCAGCGACTCCGTCTCGCGGTCGCCGGAGGACTCGTCGAGCAGCACCGGCTTGTCGAGCCGGCCGGAGAGCGCCTGGGCCATCCACGTCGCCTCCGCGTAGCTCGGCGTCCCGACGAGGACGTTGCCCTCGCGGCGCGCGACGGCGGCAGTCGCGTCGAGGTGCGCGAGCCGCGTCGGGTTCTCCTCGCCGGGGGCGCCGCGGTTCTGGTGCGTGAACTTCGGCGCGTCGACCGCGAGGCTCGCGCGGTTCTCTTCGGGGAAGGAGAGGCCGTAGGTGCGCTCGACGACCGGCCGACCGCGCTCCGCGAGGTGATCGAGTCCGGTCACCTCGCGGAACACGTCCATCGGCTCCAGGGTCGCGCTCATCAGCACGCCGCCGCCGAACGACGCGAGCCGGTCGCCGATCGGTTCGCTCGGCAGGCAGTTGTGGAGCGTGAGACGCGCGTTGTACACCCGCCGCCACGAGTCCGGCGGCTCCGTCTCGTCGAACGTGCGTTCGAGTTCGACCGCGCGGAAGAAGTCGGTGTGGCCCTCGCGGTACCAGGCGTTGAGGGTGCGACCGACGCCCGGCGCGGCGCGCCGCTTGTCCTCCTCCTCCAGCGAGTCGAGGACGCGCTTCACGACCGCGCCGACCTGCTCGGCGCGCGCCCAGACGCGCTCGCCGTACCCCTCGCGGTCCGCCCACGCCGTGATCTCGTCTTCTCCCGGCTCCTCCGGGTCGCGGAGGGGGATCGCGTCGTCGTCGAGGTCGCGCATCGACGCGCGCCAGTCGGGGCGTTCGCGGTCGAGATGCGCGGTCACGCGGCGGTCGAGTTCGCCGCGGAGGTCTGCGTAGAACTCCCGGACCGCCTCGATCTCCTCGACGGTCACGTCCGCGTCCTCCAGTTCGCCGCGGACCAAGGCGGCGTCGTCGGACTCCGCGCCCGCGGTCTCGAAGGACAGCGGCTGGACGACGCGGGTGAGTTCGTTCTCCGCGTCGCGGAGGCTCGCGTCCGCGACCGCGTCGCTCACGAGGTCCCGGACGCGCGGTTCGAGCATGTGCGCCTCGTCGCAGACGACGAACGTCGAGTCGTCGAGGAGCGCGCCGGTGAACGTCCCGGTCGTCACGGGGTCGAACGCGTGGTAGTAGTTGGCGATAACGACCTCGACCTCGGGCACGAGCGCGCCCATGATCGAGTGGGGACACGAGCCGTGGCCCGCCGCGAGCCGGACGAGTTCGTCGGCGTCGACGTGGCCGAGCTCCGTGACGTCGAACGGGACCGCCTCGGCGGGGTCGCCGTCCTCCGGGAGGTCGTCGAGGAAGCCGGCGTAGAACGGACAGAACTCCGTCTCCTCGAACTCCTCGGTGTCCGGTCGGTACGGGGTCGGCCCGCCGTCGACGGAGAGGTAGTCGGCGCCGCCGTCGGGGCCGGATTCGGCGGCGTTCCCGGAGTCCATCAGGCCGACCTGCTGACTCCGCGCCTCGTTCACGAGGTTCGAGGTCGTCGTCGCTCCGCCGTCACCGACGA
This window harbors:
- a CDS encoding ATP-dependent DNA helicase gives rise to the protein MTDSPPWADLFGHPEPYPEQADGIDAAIDAADDGGFLALEGACGTGKTMLALTAGLDRVRDPDSGFERVFVLTSVKQQLRQFETDLRAMNENLPDDYDPVSGLTLVGKADVCPYARENRGGIDRENVYERCEGLRERTRNLVGDGGATTTSNLVNEARSQQVGLMDSGNAAESGPDGGADYLSVDGGPTPYRPDTEEFEETEFCPFYAGFLDDLPEDGDPAEAVPFDVTELGHVDADELVRLAAGHGSCPHSIMGALVPEVEVVIANYYHAFDPVTTGTFTGALLDDSTFVVCDEAHMLEPRVRDLVSDAVADASLRDAENELTRVVQPLSFETAGAESDDAALVRGELEDADVTVEEIEAVREFYADLRGELDRRVTAHLDRERPDWRASMRDLDDDAIPLRDPEEPGEDEITAWADREGYGERVWARAEQVGAVVKRVLDSLEEEDKRRAAPGVGRTLNAWYREGHTDFFRAVELERTFDETEPPDSWRRVYNARLTLHNCLPSEPIGDRLASFGGGVLMSATLEPMDVFREVTGLDHLAERGRPVVERTYGLSFPEENRASLAVDAPKFTHQNRGAPGEENPTRLAHLDATAAVARREGNVLVGTPSYAEATWMAQALSGRLDKPVLLDESSGDRETESLKDDFFAGDGKVLVTSLRGTLTEGVDYRGDRLSAAVVCGVPIINTAQPRTRAVITAYDRRFESGFETALTVPAVRKARQAVGRVIRGPDERGVRVLLDARYARDSWNGVREYLPEHEREEYQPVSPDMLEVALDRFESGPAASE